The region CTGATCGCGCCGCACGTCGACATCGCCTACGTACCCGAACTGCCCGAGCGCGTTCTCCTCGAACTGCCCGCCGATGTCACCGCCGCCCTGACAGCGACCGCGCGCGGGCAGGGCGTCACCCTCAACACCCTGGTGCAGGCGGTGTGGGGGGTGCTGGTCGGCGGACTCACCGGACGCTCGGACGTGGTGTTCGGCGCCACCGTCTCCGTACGGCCCCCGGAGTTGCCCGGCGTCGAGGACATGGTCGGCCCGCTGATCAACACGGTGCCCGTACGGCTGCGGTGGGACGCGAAGGAACCGCTGGCGGCGCTCTTCGCCCGGCACCAGGAGGAACAGACACGGCTCGAAGGCTGCCGGTACCTGGGGCTCGCCGACATACAGCGCTCGGCCGGGGTGGGCTGTCTGTTCGACACCTCCGTCGTCTTCGAGAACTACCCCTCCGCGCAGGCGCTCCCGGCTCTGCCCGGCACCGCGGCCCGTGTCACCGGGTTCAGCGGACGGGACGCCTACCACTACCCGCTGAAGCTGATGGCGGTGCCCGGCGAGCGCCTGTACCTGGAGCTGAGCCACCGGCCCGACCTGGTCACGCCGGAACAGGCCGAGACGGTCGCGGCACAGCTCCTGGGCCTGCTGGAGGCGGCGGCCAACCGGCCCGGTACGCCCGTCGGCGAGGCCGTCGCGGCCATCGGGCGGCTCGTCGCGGCGGTCGCCGCGGAGCCGCGCCGGGGCCGGACGCCCGCCGTACCGGGTGATGCGTCCCGCGTCCGCGAGACCCCCGTCACCCCCGAGGAGGCGCTGCTGTGCGACCTGTTCGCCGAAGTGCTCGGCACCGAGGCGATCGGACCGCACGACGACTTCTTCGACCTGGGCGGCGACTCCCTGACGGCGCTGCGGCTGACCGGCCGCGTCAGCGTCCTGACAGGCCAAGAGCTCTGCGTCCGTGAGGTGTTCACGTACCCCACGGCTGCGGAATTGGCGGACCACATGGCCGGGACCCTGCTCGGCCGGACCGCCTCTCAGTAGGACCGCGGCCCGCCGGGCCGCACAGGACCGGATGTTCCGGACGACCGGAACCGGCTGTTTCACGGATGAGGAGCAAGAAGTGGCAAACCCCTTTGACGACCCCGACGCGACGTACCTGGTTCTGGTCAACGACGAGGGCCAGCACTCGCTGTGGCCGTCGTTCGTCGAGGTACCGGGGGGCTGGCGCGTCGCGCACACGGAGGCCCCCCGCCAGGCGTGCCTCGACTACATCGAGGAGAACTGGACGGACATGCGGCCCAAGAGCCTCATAGCCGCGAGCGGGGCCGCCTGATGACCGCTGTGGAAGACACCCCCGTCCTCGCCGACACACCCGTCCTCGCCGACACACCCGCCTCGTACACGCTCACGGCGGACGACATCGCGGGCCTCGAAGAACTGCTGGAGTCCCTGCGCGACACCAGTGGTGACCCGACACTCCCCGAGTTCTACGAGAGCGCGTGGCACGCCCCGGAGCGGATCCCGGAGGGGCTGCGCAGATTCCTCCAGGAGTTCGCCCGGGACGAGGGTTCGGCGGCCTGCCTGGTCCACGGGTTCCCGACCGGCGACGAGGTCGGTCCTACGCCGGACCACTGGTCCTCGGCGATCGAACAGAAGAGCACCCGCGACCACGACCTCTACCTCGCGCTGTGCGGCATGGTCCTGGGGGAGCCGTTCGGCTGGGCGACCCTCCAGAAGGGCCGGCTGGTGCAGAACGTGCTGCCCGTCGCGGGGGACGAGCAGTGCCAGAGCGGCTACGGGAGTTCGGCGCTGCTGGAGTTCCACACCGAGGACGGCTTCCACCCCCAGCGCTGCGACTACCTGCTCCTGCTGGGGCTGCGCAACCACGACCGGGTGCCGACCATCGTGGCCTCCGTGCGTGACGTAAGGCTCGACGAGGGCGACCAGCGCCTGCTGTCCGAGAAGCGGTTCCACATCTTCCCGGACGACGAGCACATCCGGCAGCTGGAGGCCCGGGACCCCAGCCATCCGGCCCTCTGCAAGGCCCGGCGGATGGTGAGCGACCCGGAACCGGTGGCGGTGCTCTTCGGGGACCGGTTCTCCCCGTATCTGCGCCTGGACCGGCCGTTCATGCGGTGCGCCGGGGACGATCCGGCCGCCGAGGCCGCCCTGGACCGTCTGATGGCGGAGCTGCAGCGGGTCCAGCAGGACGTCGTGGTGGGCGCCGGCAGCCTGCTGGTGGTCGACAACTACCGCGCCGTGCATGGCCGCCGAGCGTTCCGGGCCCGCTACGACGGGACCGACCGCTGGCTGAAGAAACTCACCGTGAGCCGCGATCTGCGGCGCAACCTGAGCGACTTCACCGCCGGCAGCCACCGGATCCTCGTCTGATCGACCTTCGATCGGACGCGGCCCGCGGGTCACCCGGTCCCTGTCAGCACGGGGCGCCGACTCGAGTCGGCGCCCCGTCACCGATTCACGGAAAGGTTCTTCCGCAATGCGCACAATTGTGGTGTCGGGTGCCTCCAGCGGCATCGGGCAAGCGGTCGCCGAACGGTTCGCCGCCGATGGGGACCGGGTCGTCAACTTCGACATCGTCCCGCCGGCCGGACCCGACGGGGCGACCGACGGCATCCCCTGGACCAAGGTCGACGTGGCCGACTGGTCGGCCGTACGGGAGGCGGTCGACGAGGTCCACGAGCGGTACGGCTCCCTCGACGTGGTCGTCGCCAACGCCGGCATCAGCAACCGGCGCGGGGTTCTCGAACTCACCGAGGAGGACGTGCGCCGCACCATCGACGTCAACCTGATGGGAGTCCTCGCCCTGTGGCGGCACGCCGCCCCGCACATGGTGCGCCGCGGCCACGGCGTCCTGCTGGCCACGGCGTCCGTCAACGGCTCGCGCGGATATCCGCTGTACGCCGACTACAACGCGACCAAGGCCGGCGTCATCTCGCTGTGCCAGACCTTCGCGATGGAGCTGAGCCCGGTGGTCCGCACGGCCTGCGTCACCCCCGGCGCGGTCCTCACCCCGATGCAGCGCGCCGAGTACAGCGACGCCATGCTCGCCGAGGTCAACGAGCGCATCCCCGCCCGACGCCATGCGACGCCGCACGAGATCGCCGCCGCGTTCCACTACCTCGCCTCGCCCGAGGCGGCCTTCGTCACCGGGCAGGAGCTCGTCGTCGACGGCGGCGAGACGGCCGGCGCGACCACGGCGTTCTTCCCCGGGCTCATCCCTCCCAGCGAAGGAAGCTGACGATGTACGACCTCCCCCGGCTCGGCCCGGACGACCTGCCGACGACGGATCTCGCCGATCCGCGGATCCACGCCGGCTACGACCTCACCGACGTCTGGCGCCACCTGCGCACCGAGGAACCGGTGTACTGGCAGCCGGAGACCGCCGGGCACCCCGGCTTCTGGGTCGTCACCCG is a window of Streptomyces sp. B21-083 DNA encoding:
- a CDS encoding MbtH family protein — protein: MANPFDDPDATYLVLVNDEGQHSLWPSFVEVPGGWRVAHTEAPRQACLDYIEENWTDMRPKSLIAASGAA
- a CDS encoding SDR family NAD(P)-dependent oxidoreductase; translation: MRTIVVSGASSGIGQAVAERFAADGDRVVNFDIVPPAGPDGATDGIPWTKVDVADWSAVREAVDEVHERYGSLDVVVANAGISNRRGVLELTEEDVRRTIDVNLMGVLALWRHAAPHMVRRGHGVLLATASVNGSRGYPLYADYNATKAGVISLCQTFAMELSPVVRTACVTPGAVLTPMQRAEYSDAMLAEVNERIPARRHATPHEIAAAFHYLASPEAAFVTGQELVVDGGETAGATTAFFPGLIPPSEGS
- the gntD gene encoding guanitoxin biosynthesis L-enduracididine beta-hydroxylase GntD produces the protein MTAVEDTPVLADTPVLADTPASYTLTADDIAGLEELLESLRDTSGDPTLPEFYESAWHAPERIPEGLRRFLQEFARDEGSAACLVHGFPTGDEVGPTPDHWSSAIEQKSTRDHDLYLALCGMVLGEPFGWATLQKGRLVQNVLPVAGDEQCQSGYGSSALLEFHTEDGFHPQRCDYLLLLGLRNHDRVPTIVASVRDVRLDEGDQRLLSEKRFHIFPDDEHIRQLEARDPSHPALCKARRMVSDPEPVAVLFGDRFSPYLRLDRPFMRCAGDDPAAEAALDRLMAELQRVQQDVVVGAGSLLVVDNYRAVHGRRAFRARYDGTDRWLKKLTVSRDLRRNLSDFTAGSHRILV